One Candidatus Hydrogenedens sp. DNA segment encodes these proteins:
- the cas1 gene encoding type II CRISPR-associated endonuclease Cas1 translates to MIEHIIDLSEEGGRLNIDLDRLAITQGEKETFIPLAEIAVVIVSNPAVSLTQPVLSGLMKYGAVFITCDEKRMPIGMMYPLVGHHLQMERLQYQIECSLPIRKRAWQQIIKAKVQAQGRLLLELYGDDKSLIPLADRVQSGDPDNVEGLASRKYWSFLFPAEYEFHRNPEGGGINALLNYGYAVLRGITARAIVSAGLNPSIGIHHHNRYNPFCLADDLMEPYRPIVDFAVVQFMKGKDAYIELNKEAKQYLIQNLLKRYKMDDEERNLFDITFRTAVSLAQMFEGKRKTLILPEIV, encoded by the coding sequence ATGATTGAACATATAATAGACCTATCCGAAGAAGGTGGTAGGCTCAACATAGATTTAGACCGATTAGCAATAACACAAGGGGAAAAGGAAACCTTTATTCCTCTGGCGGAAATAGCCGTGGTTATTGTTTCAAATCCAGCAGTAAGTTTGACACAACCTGTGTTATCGGGATTGATGAAATATGGTGCAGTTTTTATTACCTGTGATGAAAAGCGAATGCCCATCGGTATGATGTATCCATTAGTTGGTCATCATTTACAAATGGAACGATTACAATATCAAATTGAGTGTTCATTGCCTATACGAAAACGAGCCTGGCAACAGATTATTAAAGCGAAAGTTCAAGCCCAAGGAAGGTTATTGTTAGAATTATACGGTGATGATAAAAGTTTAATTCCATTAGCGGATAGGGTGCAATCGGGCGACCCGGATAATGTGGAAGGATTAGCAAGTAGGAAATATTGGAGCTTTCTTTTCCCTGCGGAGTATGAGTTTCATAGAAATCCTGAAGGAGGTGGAATTAATGCATTGTTAAATTATGGTTATGCTGTATTGCGAGGGATTACAGCAAGAGCCATCGTAAGTGCAGGGTTAAACCCATCTATTGGAATACATCATCACAATCGGTATAATCCCTTTTGTCTGGCGGATGATTTAATGGAACCTTATAGACCTATTGTTGATTTTGCAGTTGTCCAATTTATGAAAGGAAAGGATGCTTATATAGAATTGAATAAAGAAGCCAAGCAGTATTTAATACAGAATTTATTAAAGAGATATAAAATGGATGATGAAGAACGAAATTTGTTTGATATTACTTTCCGAACGGCAGTATCGCTTGCCCAGATGTTTGAAGGAAAAAGAAAAACATTGATATTACCTGAAATTGTGTAA